Proteins from a single region of Runella sp. SP2:
- a CDS encoding type II toxin-antitoxin system HigB family toxin has translation MVIISKTIIREFGLKHADANDALNDWFATVSEANWSNFTDIKQTFNSVDYVGNERFVFNIKGNRYRLVTMIFLDIRTVFIRFIGTHAEYDKIDSTTI, from the coding sequence TTGGTCATCATTTCAAAAACAATCATTCGTGAGTTTGGACTAAAGCACGCTGATGCAAACGATGCGCTTAATGATTGGTTTGCTACTGTCTCAGAAGCAAACTGGTCAAATTTTACTGACATAAAACAAACTTTTAATTCAGTTGACTATGTGGGCAATGAGCGATTTGTTTTTAACATAAAAGGCAATCGTTATCGCCTAGTAACAATGATTTTTTTAGACATTCGTACAGTATTTATTCGTTTCATAGGAACTCACGCAGAATACGACAAAATTGACTCAACCACTATTTAA
- a CDS encoding helix-turn-helix domain-containing protein has translation MTSPLKTEAEYKQVMAEIETFLQKATHNEGFTSLSPEETERLRNLSLQAEAYEDAIPIMPLQIPTPQTLSDMLSLKMFQLKLKQKDLAALLDITPTRLSEVMTGKRKVNMDLAKRLYQKLAIDPAFILEHA, from the coding sequence ATGACTTCCCCACTAAAAACCGAAGCTGAATACAAGCAAGTAATGGCTGAAATTGAGACGTTTTTACAAAAAGCTACTCATAATGAAGGTTTTACAAGCCTTTCTCCTGAAGAAACAGAACGTCTCCGAAATCTATCTTTACAAGCAGAAGCTTACGAAGACGCTATCCCAATCATGCCTTTACAAATTCCTACTCCTCAAACACTTTCTGACATGCTGAGTTTAAAAATGTTTCAGTTAAAATTGAAACAAAAAGACTTAGCAGCACTACTTGACATCACGCCTACCCGACTCTCGGAAGTGATGACGGGCAAGCGTAAGGTCAACATGGATTTAGCTAAACGACTTTATCAAAAATTAGCCATCGACCCTGCGTTTATTTTAGAACATGCTTAA
- a CDS encoding efflux RND transporter permease subunit has product MLDKIIKFSLNNRLIVLAFAGILLVGGTYTAIRLPIDVLPDLNRARVTIFLESNGLAPEEIETQVVLPVETALNGAPGVESVRSSSAIGLGMVYVEFDWNTEIYRARQLVAEKLQTVTLPNGIKPIMGPISSVMGQFMYVGMSADSTSPAELRTLADFTVRRRLLTIKGVAQVIPIGGDRLQYQVQVSSIKLKQFGVGLDEVEQALSLSSRNTTGNFYYEYGSEVLIRNVGRAESLDDLANTVVTSRQGQPVLLKQVADVKFGAAFKRGDGSINGKPAVIMAVEKQPGANTVVLTDEVEKACQELRPALPRDVSLNPKIFQQKTFIENSIHNVTEALRDGFILVVVILFLFLMNLRTTVITLTAIPLSLVMTAIIFQLFDISINTLTLGGLAIAIGELVDDAIVDVENVFRRLKENQASGNPKSTLRVVYEASSEVRNSIVYATIIVVLVFVPLFFMEGVEGRIFAPLGLAYITSIIASLLVSLTVTPVLCSYLSPPSPNGGAIFAPPSGDGGLVRWLKKQDTKLLQWALQRPKAIIVMATLLIMASVGTLPFLGTEFLPPFNEGSFTINLIAPPGTSLEESNRLGTLAEKLMLQVPEVEYASRRTGRAELDEHVEPVSRSEIEVELKSDTKRSRDEIIADIREKLSVMKGVTIAVGQPISHRIEHLLSGVQAQIALKLYGNDLAELRTTAGQIKNVMQGVEGVVDLSIERQVMVPQLQIRVKRDALQRFGLQAGKVAEELEVFYNGKVTGQMYDGQKTFDILIRANEHERSNLEAIRNTQISTPDGTLVPLEQIADIEQTVTVNQVMHENTQRRMVISANVQERDLGSTVEEIKKQVGKLQLPQGTYVVYSGLIESQESATQLISLLSILSIVSIFLVLFTHFKSSRIVLQIMLNVPLALVGSVVAVLLSGGVFSVATLVGFITLTGIASRNGIMMISHYIHLIEHEGEHFGKEMIIRGSLERLVPVLMTALVAALALIPLTLDPQAAGKEILYPVATVILGGLISSTLLDMVVTPAVFYVFGQKALGTYFKEKNKVREF; this is encoded by the coding sequence ATGCTCGATAAAATAATAAAATTCTCGCTAAACAATCGACTGATTGTATTGGCGTTTGCGGGGATATTGTTGGTTGGAGGAACCTATACGGCGATTCGATTGCCGATTGATGTATTGCCCGACCTGAACCGAGCCCGCGTGACGATATTCTTGGAGTCCAACGGTTTAGCTCCCGAAGAAATAGAAACCCAAGTGGTATTACCCGTCGAAACTGCCCTCAATGGCGCACCAGGCGTAGAATCGGTACGAAGTAGTTCGGCGATTGGCTTGGGGATGGTCTATGTGGAATTTGACTGGAATACCGAAATTTACCGAGCGCGGCAGTTGGTGGCCGAAAAACTCCAAACCGTGACTTTACCCAACGGAATTAAGCCGATTATGGGGCCTATTTCGTCGGTAATGGGACAGTTTATGTACGTCGGAATGAGTGCCGATAGTACATCGCCTGCCGAGCTTCGAACCTTGGCCGATTTTACCGTTCGGCGTCGATTGTTGACCATCAAAGGAGTAGCGCAAGTGATTCCGATTGGAGGCGACCGTTTGCAGTACCAAGTGCAAGTGTCGAGTATAAAGCTTAAACAATTTGGCGTAGGACTCGACGAAGTGGAACAAGCATTGTCGCTTTCATCGCGCAATACCACGGGAAATTTTTACTACGAATACGGTTCGGAAGTCTTGATTCGAAACGTAGGACGGGCGGAATCGCTGGACGATTTGGCCAATACGGTCGTAACCAGCCGACAGGGTCAACCTGTGCTACTCAAACAGGTGGCCGATGTAAAATTTGGAGCGGCCTTTAAGCGAGGAGACGGAAGTATCAACGGGAAACCTGCGGTGATTATGGCGGTAGAAAAACAACCAGGGGCCAATACCGTGGTCTTGACCGATGAGGTAGAAAAAGCCTGCCAAGAGCTTCGGCCTGCGTTGCCGCGCGATGTATCGTTAAATCCGAAGATTTTTCAGCAGAAAACATTCATCGAAAACTCCATCCACAACGTCACCGAGGCATTGCGAGATGGGTTTATATTGGTGGTGGTGATTTTATTCTTGTTTTTGATGAATCTCCGCACGACGGTTATTACGCTGACGGCCATTCCGCTGTCGTTGGTGATGACGGCTATTATTTTTCAATTGTTTGATATTTCCATCAATACCCTGACATTGGGCGGGCTGGCGATTGCCATCGGTGAGTTGGTCGATGACGCTATTGTCGATGTTGAAAATGTCTTTCGACGGTTGAAAGAAAACCAAGCCTCAGGCAACCCCAAATCAACGCTTCGGGTAGTATATGAAGCCAGTTCCGAAGTGCGCAATTCGATTGTCTATGCTACCATTATTGTGGTTCTCGTATTTGTGCCGTTGTTTTTTATGGAAGGCGTCGAAGGACGGATTTTTGCGCCGTTGGGCTTGGCTTACATCACTTCGATTATCGCCTCATTGTTGGTGTCGCTTACCGTTACGCCCGTGTTATGTAGTTATCTAAGCCCCCCATCCCCCAATGGAGGAGCTATTTTTGCCCCCCCATCGGGGGACGGGGGGCTGGTGCGGTGGCTTAAAAAGCAGGATACGAAGCTGTTGCAGTGGGCATTGCAGCGGCCAAAGGCAATTATAGTTATGGCGACATTACTGATTATGGCTTCAGTTGGCACGCTTCCTTTTTTAGGAACGGAGTTTTTGCCACCTTTCAACGAAGGTTCGTTTACCATCAATCTCATTGCTCCGCCTGGAACTTCGTTGGAGGAGTCGAATCGGTTAGGAACCTTGGCCGAAAAACTCATGCTGCAAGTACCTGAAGTGGAGTATGCCAGTCGTCGTACAGGACGAGCCGAACTCGATGAGCACGTCGAACCTGTCAGTCGTTCCGAAATTGAAGTAGAATTAAAATCTGATACCAAGCGAAGTCGGGATGAAATCATTGCTGACATCCGCGAAAAACTGTCGGTGATGAAAGGCGTAACAATTGCAGTAGGACAACCTATTTCGCACCGAATTGAGCACTTGCTTTCGGGGGTACAGGCGCAAATAGCGCTTAAACTCTACGGAAATGATTTAGCCGAACTTCGTACCACCGCAGGGCAAATCAAAAATGTGATGCAAGGCGTTGAGGGAGTGGTGGACTTGAGTATCGAGCGTCAAGTGATGGTACCTCAGTTGCAGATTCGTGTCAAACGCGACGCACTCCAACGTTTTGGGCTGCAAGCGGGTAAAGTGGCGGAGGAACTCGAAGTGTTTTACAACGGAAAAGTGACAGGTCAGATGTACGATGGACAAAAAACGTTTGATATTCTCATTCGTGCCAACGAACACGAACGTTCAAACCTTGAAGCCATCCGCAACACTCAAATCAGTACTCCTGATGGGACATTGGTGCCTTTGGAACAGATTGCTGACATCGAACAAACCGTGACCGTCAACCAAGTGATGCACGAAAATACCCAGCGGCGGATGGTGATTTCGGCCAATGTTCAAGAACGAGATTTGGGAAGTACTGTCGAAGAAATAAAAAAGCAAGTGGGCAAGTTGCAACTTCCCCAAGGAACGTATGTCGTTTATTCGGGACTGATTGAGAGCCAGGAGTCAGCTACGCAATTGATAAGCCTCTTGAGTATTCTTTCCATCGTCAGTATTTTCTTGGTACTTTTTACCCATTTTAAATCAAGCCGCATTGTGCTGCAAATCATGCTCAATGTCCCATTGGCGCTGGTGGGGAGTGTGGTGGCGGTGTTGCTTTCGGGGGGCGTATTTTCGGTAGCAACGTTGGTGGGTTTTATTACCCTGACGGGAATCGCAAGCCGCAACGGAATCATGATGATTTCGCATTACATCCACCTTATCGAGCACGAAGGTGAGCATTTTGGGAAAGAAATGATTATCCGTGGTTCGCTCGAACGCCTCGTTCCGGTACTAATGACGGCCTTGGTGGCAGCCTTAGCGCTCATTCCCCTTACCCTCGATCCCCAAGCCGCAGGGAAAGAAATTCTCTACCCTGTGGCAACGGTTATCTTGGGGGGATTGATTTCGAGTACGTTACTTGATATGGTGGTAACGCCCGCTGTGTTTTATGTTTTTGGACAAAAAGCCCTTGGCACTTATTTCAAAGAGAAAAATAAGGTTCGGGAGTTTTAA
- a CDS encoding efflux RND transporter periplasmic adaptor subunit, with translation MKKIDSPPLTSDGGIVRGLFVSLNKLICLLICFLWGMGSFTYAQHMHADGTMHDDHDHGAHEPAAETIKVKKAEAVSDRYELVLKYEHLHANEAGKLTLYVADPATNRPISNAKIALSASLDSKATFDIKPKEAGIYEVTSRFSRERTFSLTAKIEGINGPDLMVLKGVLVGHDESEHAHEEANEQTNEWQIDNWRMWVMFGGGLVIGLIAMFLAMKKNRTLFSILLIGACLFPTYQPSQAQEDGHNHEGEKNAKGQTANGDAFEVPKETQFLFEVLTNPVETGNFRETTQLYGTVIPASTGMAVVQTPQVGRIVSLTTRVGQRVNKGQTLAVVEQTIDASTQVSLQAERNNLEVELATAQKEYDRLKKIEDIAAKRDMVEAEARLRKAQENLKVFNNIAKNGKGNSRLVALTAPISGVVAPFAVAIGSTVGTGETLFTITNLNKVYVEAQVFEQDADKVRLGTGFEVECQRDSEKHKTNRVRLLSAAQVVNANQSQKMLFEVENPDGDFKIGEYVTVRAQARDENRTLALPNSALSQLNGKPCVFVKESPERFRVEYVAIGNNNGASTTILKGVHSGEKVVVTSSYQLKMIFLNQ, from the coding sequence ATGAAAAAAATAGATAGCCCCCCCCTAACCTCCGATGGGGGAATTGTTAGAGGGCTCTTTGTAAGCTTAAATAAGCTAATTTGTTTGTTGATATGCTTCCTTTGGGGAATGGGGAGCTTTACGTACGCTCAGCACATGCACGCCGATGGTACCATGCACGATGACCATGACCACGGAGCTCATGAGCCAGCGGCTGAAACCATCAAAGTCAAAAAGGCCGAAGCGGTATCAGACCGCTATGAGTTGGTTTTAAAATACGAACACTTGCACGCCAACGAAGCGGGCAAACTTACGCTTTACGTCGCTGACCCTGCCACCAATCGCCCTATTAGCAATGCAAAAATCGCACTTTCGGCCTCGTTAGATTCCAAAGCTACGTTTGATATAAAACCCAAAGAGGCGGGCATCTATGAGGTTACGTCGCGTTTTAGTCGGGAGCGTACCTTTTCACTCACCGCTAAAATTGAAGGCATCAATGGCCCCGATTTGATGGTGCTGAAAGGAGTATTGGTAGGTCACGATGAGTCGGAACATGCCCACGAGGAAGCCAACGAACAAACAAATGAATGGCAAATCGACAATTGGCGAATGTGGGTGATGTTTGGGGGTGGTTTGGTAATTGGTTTAATCGCCATGTTTTTGGCCATGAAGAAAAACCGAACCCTTTTTTCGATTCTTCTCATCGGTGCTTGCCTTTTCCCAACCTATCAGCCTAGTCAGGCCCAAGAAGATGGACATAACCACGAAGGGGAGAAAAACGCCAAAGGGCAAACAGCTAATGGTGACGCGTTTGAAGTACCAAAAGAGACACAATTCCTATTTGAAGTACTGACCAATCCTGTTGAAACGGGCAACTTCCGCGAAACAACCCAGCTGTATGGAACAGTGATTCCTGCTTCGACGGGGATGGCGGTGGTGCAAACGCCACAAGTGGGGCGCATCGTGTCGCTTACTACCCGAGTGGGGCAGCGTGTCAACAAAGGACAGACGTTGGCGGTCGTCGAACAGACCATCGATGCCAGTACGCAAGTGAGTTTGCAAGCCGAACGCAACAATTTGGAAGTGGAATTGGCGACGGCTCAAAAAGAGTACGACCGCTTGAAAAAAATCGAAGACATTGCTGCCAAACGTGATATGGTTGAAGCCGAAGCCCGTCTTCGCAAAGCGCAAGAAAACCTCAAAGTGTTTAACAACATTGCTAAAAATGGCAAGGGTAATAGCCGTTTGGTCGCGCTTACCGCACCGATTTCGGGCGTAGTGGCACCGTTTGCGGTGGCAATTGGCTCAACAGTAGGAACGGGTGAAACGCTTTTTACGATTACCAATCTCAACAAAGTGTATGTCGAAGCGCAGGTATTTGAACAAGATGCTGACAAAGTCCGCTTAGGAACAGGCTTCGAGGTGGAATGCCAGCGAGACAGTGAAAAACATAAAACCAATCGAGTGCGGTTATTGTCGGCGGCGCAAGTCGTAAATGCCAACCAATCGCAAAAAATGCTTTTTGAAGTCGAGAATCCCGATGGTGATTTTAAAATTGGCGAATACGTGACCGTGCGAGCGCAAGCACGCGACGAAAATAGGACGTTGGCATTGCCCAATAGCGCACTAAGCCAGCTCAACGGCAAACCTTGTGTGTTTGTAAAAGAGTCGCCTGAGCGTTTCAGGGTGGAATATGTGGCGATTGGAAACAACAACGGAGCATCTACGACTATTTTGAAGGGTGTACATTCGGGAGAAAAAGTAGTGGTTACTTCTTCGTATCAATTGAAAATGATTTTCCTGAATCAATAA
- a CDS encoding TolC family protein has product MNTYWQKSALTVGLGWVLSTCAWSQRTLTPDEVVEAALKNSHALKASSLVVKQNEQLIRSTRAIPNPELTFDSPTGVFYTLGVQQSFRLPSVYHQQAQLQQAYVGLAQKDQKITENELKFRVKWTYLNAQFTQSYLQQLQSQDSAYTQIAIAAKRSFEVGTIDKLALVFAETQAAELRNQVSMASQEVILQKNQLGILMGNVLSPEVALLPLDKMPFPTDTLGDVDSAPLVEMAKQMEVVGQKVVGVEKSSRLPSFMVGYYNQGTPETRMGFRLRAGVSIPLWWGSYKSRIEAAQTAQEAAHERTESQKQLVSLDLQMAQNEATKFRMLLAYYQSVALPQANTMIETARRFFENGQTDYINFLRTTNDAYTIKLRYIETQRSYFQSILTIQHLTGNL; this is encoded by the coding sequence ATGAACACTTACTGGCAAAAGTCAGCCTTGACGGTCGGACTTGGTTGGGTGTTGAGTACCTGCGCGTGGTCACAACGTACGCTGACGCCCGACGAAGTAGTGGAAGCAGCGCTCAAGAACAGTCATGCACTGAAAGCTTCGAGTTTGGTGGTGAAGCAAAACGAACAACTCATCCGTTCCACCCGAGCGATTCCTAACCCTGAGCTGACGTTTGATAGCCCGACAGGGGTATTTTATACGCTGGGCGTGCAGCAAAGCTTTCGTTTGCCTTCGGTGTATCACCAGCAGGCGCAGTTGCAGCAAGCCTACGTAGGATTGGCTCAAAAAGACCAAAAAATCACCGAAAACGAGCTAAAATTTCGGGTAAAATGGACATATCTCAATGCGCAATTTACCCAGTCGTATCTCCAACAACTCCAAAGCCAAGACAGCGCCTACACCCAAATCGCCATTGCCGCAAAGAGGAGCTTTGAAGTAGGCACCATCGACAAGCTAGCGTTGGTATTCGCAGAAACGCAAGCAGCGGAACTTCGTAACCAAGTTTCGATGGCTAGTCAAGAGGTAATCTTGCAAAAAAATCAACTAGGGATATTGATGGGGAATGTGCTCTCGCCAGAGGTAGCACTACTTCCGTTGGACAAAATGCCGTTCCCTACGGATACCTTAGGTGATGTGGACTCTGCTCCGCTTGTGGAAATGGCTAAGCAAATGGAAGTGGTTGGTCAAAAGGTAGTTGGAGTAGAAAAAAGTAGCCGACTTCCCAGTTTCATGGTAGGCTATTACAATCAAGGTACGCCAGAAACGCGGATGGGGTTTCGTCTGCGGGCAGGGGTGAGTATCCCGCTTTGGTGGGGGTCATACAAAAGCCGAATTGAGGCCGCTCAAACGGCGCAAGAAGCTGCCCATGAGCGGACGGAGTCGCAAAAACAGCTAGTGTCACTCGACTTGCAAATGGCGCAAAATGAGGCGACGAAATTTCGAATGTTACTGGCCTACTACCAAAGTGTGGCTCTACCACAAGCCAATACGATGATTGAAACAGCTCGTCGTTTTTTTGAAAATGGTCAAACCGATTACATCAATTTTCTACGAACAACCAACGACGCCTACACCATCAAACTTCGCTACATCGAAACCCAACGTAGCTATTTTCAGTCGATTTTGACCATACAACACCTAACAGGAAATTTATGA
- a CDS encoding DoxX family protein has protein sequence MTLLGFPVLVLTKILFAAFNGILFTQSGLDKVFHYQGNLDYFKDHFKKSPLASSIGALMPTITLLETSAGLVSLVGVVLLLIGSDLANVVAASGMCLGGISLVCLFFGQRLAQDYAGAASLVPYFLMAAGGLVLYAF, from the coding sequence ATGACACTACTCGGCTTTCCTGTATTGGTACTTACAAAAATCCTGTTTGCGGCTTTCAATGGTATTTTGTTTACGCAATCGGGCTTAGACAAGGTTTTTCACTACCAAGGCAACCTCGATTATTTTAAAGATCATTTTAAAAAATCGCCGTTGGCTTCCAGCATCGGGGCGCTGATGCCCACCATTACGTTGCTTGAGACTTCAGCGGGTTTGGTGTCCTTGGTGGGCGTAGTGCTTTTGCTCATTGGAAGCGATTTGGCCAATGTGGTAGCGGCCTCGGGCATGTGTTTGGGGGGAATTTCGTTGGTGTGTTTGTTTTTTGGGCAACGGCTGGCACAAGACTACGCAGGTGCCGCCTCGTTAGTGCCTTATTTCTTAATGGCCGCAGGTGGGTTAGTTCTGTATGCTTTCTAA
- the accC gene encoding acetyl-CoA carboxylase biotin carboxylase subunit, producing the protein MRKINKLLVANRGEIALRVMRTAREMGIKTVAVYSEADRNALHVRYADEAVCIGPAASSESYLRGDKIIDVCKKLGVDAIHPGYGFLSENAKFSQMVKDAGLLFVGPSAESIEIMGDKLSAKRAAAKYKIPMVPGTPDAVTDRAEAKAIAGQIGYPVLIKASAGGGGKGMRIVENEEEFDEQMERAVSEAISAFGDGAVFVEKYVASPRHIEIQVLGDQHGNIIYLFERECSVQRRHQKVVEEAPSSCLTPEIREAMGKCAVDVARSCGYYGAGTVEFIVDDQLNFYFLEMNTRLQVEHPVTEMITGVDLVRQMIYIAEGQELQIKQEDLEINGHAMEIRVYAEDPYNNFLPDVGNLKTYVRPQGNGVRVDDGFEQGMDIPIYYDPMIAKLITHAATRQESIDKMVRAIDEYEITGVQTTLAFCRFVMLHEAFTSGNFDTHFVKHYFTPEVLKKEVDQEEIEVAAALVAYLMNQTKQPTSGGTTVSVATKSKWKTNRVK; encoded by the coding sequence ATGCGCAAAATCAACAAACTTCTGGTCGCCAACCGTGGGGAAATTGCTCTTCGGGTCATGCGAACTGCCCGCGAAATGGGCATTAAAACGGTGGCAGTGTATAGTGAAGCCGACCGCAACGCGTTGCACGTACGCTATGCCGATGAGGCAGTATGTATTGGCCCTGCTGCTTCATCAGAATCGTACTTGAGGGGTGATAAAATTATAGACGTATGTAAAAAATTGGGCGTAGATGCCATTCACCCAGGGTACGGATTTTTGTCCGAAAATGCCAAGTTCTCGCAAATGGTCAAAGATGCGGGGCTTCTTTTTGTGGGGCCATCGGCAGAGAGTATCGAAATCATGGGCGATAAGCTGTCGGCAAAACGGGCGGCGGCAAAATATAAAATCCCTATGGTACCAGGTACACCCGATGCTGTTACCGACCGCGCCGAAGCCAAAGCCATTGCGGGGCAAATCGGCTATCCTGTGTTAATTAAAGCAAGTGCAGGTGGTGGTGGAAAAGGAATGCGTATTGTTGAAAATGAAGAAGAGTTTGACGAACAAATGGAGCGCGCCGTCAGTGAGGCCATTTCGGCTTTTGGCGACGGAGCGGTGTTTGTCGAAAAATACGTAGCCTCGCCACGGCACATCGAAATTCAGGTGTTGGGCGACCAGCACGGAAATATTATTTACCTTTTTGAACGGGAGTGTTCGGTGCAACGCCGTCACCAAAAGGTAGTCGAAGAAGCACCTTCGTCGTGCCTTACGCCCGAAATCCGAGAAGCAATGGGCAAATGCGCCGTGGACGTAGCTCGCTCGTGCGGGTATTATGGCGCAGGGACGGTCGAGTTTATTGTGGACGACCAACTGAACTTCTATTTCCTCGAAATGAATACACGCCTTCAAGTAGAACACCCAGTGACCGAGATGATTACGGGGGTGGACTTGGTGCGTCAGATGATTTATATTGCCGAAGGTCAAGAACTTCAGATCAAGCAAGAAGACCTTGAAATCAACGGGCACGCTATGGAGATTCGGGTGTATGCTGAAGATCCTTATAATAACTTCCTGCCCGATGTTGGAAATCTAAAAACCTACGTGCGTCCACAAGGAAATGGCGTTCGGGTGGACGATGGTTTTGAGCAAGGCATGGACATCCCGATTTATTATGACCCCATGATTGCCAAACTTATCACCCACGCGGCGACGCGTCAGGAGTCGATTGATAAAATGGTAAGAGCCATTGATGAATACGAAATCACGGGGGTACAAACGACGTTGGCGTTTTGTCGTTTTGTGATGTTGCACGAAGCTTTTACTTCTGGTAATTTCGATACGCATTTTGTCAAACACTACTTTACCCCCGAAGTGCTCAAAAAAGAGGTCGATCAGGAAGAAATCGAAGTTGCGGCGGCGTTGGTGGCCTATCTAATGAATCAAACCAAACAACCTACCAGCGGAGGCACAACGGTTTCTGTGGCTACCAAAAGCAAATGGAAAACTAATCGAGTAAAGTAG
- a CDS encoding PorP/SprF family type IX secretion system membrane protein yields MRYLSFIFWSIVINVSAQAPQFSQFYTNPLYQNPALAGDAGTPRLIANYRNQWPSIGTAFQTAAFSFDTYAEDAQVGLGVQAMYDRRGSILNSTHLAGQVSRLFYLDAKQQLRLTPGLQAAWVSDRWSGDNLMFVSNYLGTNDPLAQDGLTNNRLAFSSGLRFDYDPQSDYEPFFWTGVSYHNMGFRNNDWLRERWGVQLGAQFPLQIQVFGNGYGRDLDRESALSVALQWRRQGMNQQLDVGTNLIFSPLLVGVWYRGLLTGPKRRDALVGTMGWARDNILFQASYDVSISSLGTDTGAFELAIWYGFDALFRFRGKSSAARRKTRCLKY; encoded by the coding sequence ATGCGCTATTTATCCTTTATCTTTTGGAGTATTGTGATTAATGTAAGTGCGCAAGCGCCTCAATTTTCCCAATTTTACACCAATCCTTTGTATCAAAATCCAGCATTGGCAGGTGATGCAGGCACTCCTCGTTTGATTGCGAATTATCGTAACCAATGGCCTTCGATTGGTACTGCGTTTCAGACTGCTGCCTTTTCTTTTGATACCTACGCAGAAGATGCACAAGTAGGTTTGGGAGTACAGGCGATGTATGATCGTAGGGGAAGTATTCTCAACAGTACACATTTGGCAGGCCAAGTGTCGCGGTTGTTTTATTTAGATGCTAAACAGCAGTTAAGGCTTACACCAGGGCTTCAAGCGGCGTGGGTCTCTGATCGATGGAGTGGTGATAACCTTATGTTTGTATCCAATTATCTGGGTACTAATGATCCACTAGCGCAAGATGGTTTAACCAATAACCGCTTGGCTTTTTCAAGTGGGCTTCGTTTTGATTATGACCCACAGAGCGATTATGAGCCTTTTTTTTGGACGGGTGTATCTTATCACAATATGGGGTTTCGAAACAATGATTGGTTACGCGAACGCTGGGGTGTTCAGCTAGGTGCCCAATTTCCCCTCCAAATTCAAGTGTTTGGAAATGGATATGGGCGAGATTTGGACCGAGAAAGCGCACTGAGTGTGGCACTACAATGGCGTCGTCAGGGGATGAATCAGCAGCTAGACGTAGGCACAAACCTTATCTTTTCTCCGCTTTTGGTAGGTGTATGGTACAGAGGTCTTTTGACTGGCCCTAAACGCAGAGATGCCTTGGTCGGAACCATGGGATGGGCCAGAGATAATATCCTTTTTCAGGCCAGTTATGATGTTAGTATTTCTTCCCTTGGTACGGATACTGGCGCTTTTGAACTAGCTATTTGGTATGGATTTGATGCCCTTTTTAGGTTTAGAGGCAAAAGCAGCGCTGCCAGAAGAAAGACAAGGTGTTTGAAATACTAA